A section of the Centroberyx gerrardi isolate f3 chromosome 8, fCenGer3.hap1.cur.20231027, whole genome shotgun sequence genome encodes:
- the LOC139927254 gene encoding granzyme A-like has protein sequence MICLQAVSVIISCTALLFFQPSDCAEIIDGNEVKPHSLPHMALLENSKGSPVCGGTLINSKWVLTAAHCADIKKVLLGVHSIKNKEKDSRQIRKVKTRVPHPCFDTTENVNDLMLLKLDKEVKPTNTVKYLPVSSKTRDPAAGTSCLVAGWGKTNNVDRKTSDVLMAANVTIIDRVKCNSPKYYNLNPVITRGMVCAGSVDKNSADTCQGDSGGPLLCNGMLVGVTSFGKMCGLRTKPGVYAFLSEKQINWIQKTVKK, from the exons ATGATCTGTCTGCAGGCTGTCAGTGTTATCATCTCTTGCACGGCCCTCCTCTTTTTCCAGCCAA GTGATTGTGCTGAGATTATTGATGGGAATGAGGTGAAGCCCCACTCGCTGCCTCACATGGCTCTACTGGAGAACAGCAAAGGCAGTCCTGTCTGTGGAGGGACACTCATCAATTCAAAATGGGTCTTGACTGCTGCCCACTGTGCTGA CATTAAGAAGGTGTTGCTCGGTGTGCACTCCatcaaaaacaaggaaaaagatTCCAGGCAGATCCGAAAGGTCAAGACCCGAGTTCCTCATCCCTGCTTTGACACCACAGAGAACGTCAATGACCTCATGTTGCTCAAG CTTGACAAAGAGGTGAAGCCGACCAATACGGTGAAATACCTTCCTGTCTCCAGTAAAACCAGGGATCCTGCGGCAGGAACCAGCTGTCTGGTGGCTGGATGggggaaaacaaacaatgtTGACCGCAAAACGTCTGACGTTCTGATGGCTGCCAACGTAACGATTATCGACAGAGTGAAGTGTAACTCGCCTAAATATTACAACCTTAACCCTGTTATCACCCGCGGTATGGTATGTGCCGGGTCAGTGGATAAAAACAGTGCGGATACCTGCCAG GGTGATTCAGGAGGGCCGCTGTTGTGCAACGGCATGCTGGTAGGAGTCACTTCTTTTGGGAAAATGTGTGGCTTGAGGACCAAGCCTGGAGTGTACGCTTTTCtttctgaaaaacaaatcaactGGATCCAAAAGACTGTCAAAAAATAA